ATGGCGGCATGTTCAATGGCATGTATGCCGCCCATAAAATGCATCTGGCGGGACTCAGCCGATTGCTGGATTTCAGGCGGCACCACAAACCACAAACCGTCGGTTTCAAAAACGAGCGGCGGCAGGTCCAGTGGAATGATGTTTTGCCGTCTTTTGGTATGGATGGCCCATTTTTCATATCCGGTTACCTGGTCGGTCACCTTTAAGCGTCCTGCAAAAACGCGTGTGCCCGCTGCTCCCTTCTGGTCGTATATATCAATGATTTCCGTATCCTTAAATCCCCGTGCGCGGGTATAGTAATTTACCTGGGTGCGGGTCACTTTTACGGTGGCGGTGCCCAGATCGAGTTGATCCACCAGATAGGTTTCACCCCTGTGCAGGTACACGGCCCCCGGATGCGTTTCCTTGAAAGCCCTGAATCCGTCGATTTCCCCCGTGCTTTCACCGCTGCCCGTTTTTTCGATGCGGAACTGTGAACCCGCCCCCCGCAAATCGATGGTGCGGTGGGGTCTCTTGCGGCTTGAATAAAATGCGTTGCCGTCGCCGCTGCGCAGCAGGTCGCCGCCGGCTTCCAGCTTGAGGAGCGCTTTTTCAACGGGTTTTTCCGATAGGTAGGGGTCATCCAGCCGAAGGGTCAGTTCCGCTGCGGCGCAGGTGAGATGTTTCATCAGAATTTCAGGGTTATAAGGATTGACCACTGCTGATTCCGGCTGCCGTTCAAAAAAATCGTGGGGGTTTCGCATAAAATACTGATCAAGGGCGTCTTCACCGGCGATCATCACCAGTGCGGATTCCTGCCCGCTGCGCCCCACCCTGCCGCCTCGCTGCCAGGTGGCAATAACGGTTCCGGGATAGCCGACCAGAATACACAGGTCCAGGTCGCCGATGTCAATGCCCAGCTCCAGCGCGCTGGTGGATATCACCGCCAGGAGTTCGCCGCTGGACAACCTGGCTTCGATGGCGCGTCTTTCTTCGGGAAGAAATCCGGCCCGGTACGCGCTGATGCGGTCGGCAAACGCTCCGGATCGGTTTTGCGCCCAGATTGCGATCAGCTCGGTCAGCTTGCGCGACTGCGTGTAGACAATCGTTCGCAGACCGCGGTGAAGCGCTGCTTTCAGCAGTAAAATGGCGGTCTGGGCCGGACCCTCATATGGATCAATGAAAACGACATGACGCCTTCCCTGGGGCGCACCGCTTTGGGTTACGGTTCTGACCGGAAGTCCTGTCAGCTGGGTAGCCAGTTGTTCCGGATTGCCGATGGTGGCGGAACTGAAAATAAATGTCGGAAGAGAACCGTAATACCTGCACACCCGTTGAAACCTTCTGAATACCTGGGCCATGTGGGAGCCCATGACACCCCGGTAGGTATGCACCTCATCGACCACGACCAGTTTCAGGCCGGATAAAAATGCAGCCCACTGGGGGTGGTGCGCCAGGATTGCCAGGTGCAGCATTTCCGGATTGGTCATTACCACATTCGGCGGTGATGTACGGATACGTTTGCGATGCCAGGCGGATGTGTCCCCATCATAGATTCGGGCTGTAGGCTTTATCGTTTTGCAGAATGACGCCATCATTTCAAAAGCGCGCAGCTGATCCTGGGCAAGGGCTTTTAACGGAAAGATATAGAACGCCCGGGCAGCGGCATCCGCCAGCACCTTCTCAAACAGCGGCAGATTGTAAACCAGGGTTTTGCCGCTGGCGGTGGGCGTGGCCACAACCGTATGCCGTCCGGAACGCACCTGGTCGATGCCGGCGGCCTGGTGCCGGTACAACCGCTGAATGCCGGACTTCTGCATAATGTCCTGTAATTCATTGGACAGGGGCCTTTCCAGATCCGACCAGAACGCCGGCGTCTCCGGCAGGACATGGTGGTAAACCACCTGCGCCCCCAGCCGGTCGGATTTCTTTAGAGACCGGACATATTCATCTATAATGTTGTTATTTTCCATACGGTCAAATCCATCGATTCATATCATTGCATCATTCAGCAAAATAATGGCACCTTATAAAGTCAAAATACATGAATTTCGCGACCGTCGCAAGCAGCCAAAGCGTCTTTCCATTTTTTTTAAATTCGATTATATTCAGTCATCGATTCATGCGCCGAATTTCAACAACAGGTTCTGCGGAAAAACATTTTAAAACCAAAAAAGATTACAAAAATATTCGTCATCGTTGGGGGCCTCCTGTCCATGGTTCTGCTCCCCGATCCAATCCTTTCGGATCTACCGCCGGACGCTGTTCTCGGCGTCGGCATGTTCTCAAGCACCCCCGATGGCGTCGCACTGCCGGATGGATGGGAACCGCTTATTTTTAAAAAGATTCCCCGGCACACCCGCTACACCCTGGTGATGGAAGCCGGCCAAAAGGTAGTCAAAGCGAACAGTGAGGCGTCATCGTCCGGACTTATCCGCAAGATACGGATCGACCCAAGAGCATATCCGCTGATTGAATGGCGCTGGAAGGTATTGAACATTTACCAAAAGGGAGATGTCACTACTAAGGCGGGAGACGACTATCCCGCCCGTTTGTATATCACCTTCGAATCTGATCCCGCAAGCATGGACCTGTTTGAAAAACTCAAGTATGAAACCGCCCGCCTGCTTTATGGGGAATATCCCCCCGGCGGCGCCATCACCTATATCTGGGAAAGCAAAACGCCCAAAGGGAGCGTTGTGCCAAACCCATACACGGATCGGGTTAAAATGATTGTGGTGGAAAGCGGTGATTCCCTGTTACATCAATGGATTCAGGAAGAGAGAAACGTCTATGAAGATTACAAATCGGCTTTTGGGCAAGAGCCGCCGATGATCTCCGGTGTTGCCATTATGAGCGACTCAGACAACACCGGTGAATCAACGACCGCTTATTACGGCGATATTATTTTTAAAAAATCAGTAAAGTGAACCAAAATCGTAGCGTTGACCGAAAAGATCGGGAGAAATTCTATTTTCGATTTCGATCTTCCGACCATCTTGAATAAACGCGGTAAAGCCGGTCGGGATAATCCGAAATAATGCCGTCAACCCCCCATTCAAAAAAATCTTCCATCATCTTTTCCTGATTCACAACCCAGGGAAGAACCTTTTTGC
The window above is part of the Desulfobacterales bacterium genome. Proteins encoded here:
- a CDS encoding DEAD/DEAH box helicase, yielding MENNNIIDEYVRSLKKSDRLGAQVVYHHVLPETPAFWSDLERPLSNELQDIMQKSGIQRLYRHQAAGIDQVRSGRHTVVATPTASGKTLVYNLPLFEKVLADAAARAFYIFPLKALAQDQLRAFEMMASFCKTIKPTARIYDGDTSAWHRKRIRTSPPNVVMTNPEMLHLAILAHHPQWAAFLSGLKLVVVDEVHTYRGVMGSHMAQVFRRFQRVCRYYGSLPTFIFSSATIGNPEQLATQLTGLPVRTVTQSGAPQGRRHVVFIDPYEGPAQTAILLLKAALHRGLRTIVYTQSRKLTELIAIWAQNRSGAFADRISAYRAGFLPEERRAIEARLSSGELLAVISTSALELGIDIGDLDLCILVGYPGTVIATWQRGGRVGRSGQESALVMIAGEDALDQYFMRNPHDFFERQPESAVVNPYNPEILMKHLTCAAAELTLRLDDPYLSEKPVEKALLKLEAGGDLLRSGDGNAFYSSRKRPHRTIDLRGAGSQFRIEKTGSGESTGEIDGFRAFKETHPGAVYLHRGETYLVDQLDLGTATVKVTRTQVNYYTRARGFKDTEIIDIYDQKGAAGTRVFAGRLKVTDQVTGYEKWAIHTKRRQNIIPLDLPPLVFETDGLWFVVPPEIQQSAESRQMHFMGGIHAIEHAAISIFPLLVMADRNDLGGISTPFHPQTAQAAIFIYDGVPGGAGLSRQAYERAEDLLAYTHKAIASCPCESGCPSCVHSPKCGSGNRPIDKGAALFLLEQIRAAAQMPPPATRQIQSAPRTRPAPLETPITKGRYGVLDIETQHSFQEVGGWHRADLMQVSCAVLYDSGDDRFYEFLEHQVPDLIRHLERLDVVVGFNIKRFDYQVLGRYTSLDFGKIPTLDILDEIHKHLGYRLSLDHLARTTLGVQKSADGLMALQWWKEGRIREIVAYCKNDVAITRDLFLFGKENGYLLFQNKAGHTVRVPVKW
- a CDS encoding DUF3047 domain-containing protein, which codes for MVLLPDPILSDLPPDAVLGVGMFSSTPDGVALPDGWEPLIFKKIPRHTRYTLVMEAGQKVVKANSEASSSGLIRKIRIDPRAYPLIEWRWKVLNIYQKGDVTTKAGDDYPARLYITFESDPASMDLFEKLKYETARLLYGEYPPGGAITYIWESKTPKGSVVPNPYTDRVKMIVVESGDSLLHQWIQEERNVYEDYKSAFGQEPPMISGVAIMSDSDNTGESTTAYYGDIIFKKSVK